From the Leishmania panamensis strain MHOM/PA/94/PSC-1 chromosome 31 sequence genome, one window contains:
- a CDS encoding ADP-ribosylation factor, putative (TriTrypDB/GeneDB-style sysID: LpmP.31.2110): MGQWLASAFSSLMGKKEVRIIMVGLDAAGKTTIIYKLKLGEVVTTTPTIGFNVETVEYKNLKFTMWDVGGQQKLRSLWHYYYQGSNGVIFVVDSNDPERMSLAKEELDKILAEEELRNAVLLVFANKQDLPNALTTTQVTEKLGLQSVRNRRWYIQGCCATTAQGLYEGLDWLSNNISVTMQ, translated from the coding sequence ATGGGACAGTGGTTAGCCTCCGCCTTCAGCTCTCTTATGGGCAAGAAGGAAGTGCGCATTATTATGGTCGGTCTGGATGCGGCTGGTAAGACCACGATCATCTACAAGCTGAAGCTAGGCGAGGTtgtgacgacgacgccgaccATCGGCTTCAACGTTGAGACGGTTGAGTATAAGAACCTCAAGTTCACCATGTGGGATGTAGGCGGTCAGCAAAAGTTGCGCTCCCTGTGGCATTACTACTACCAGGGCTCCAACGGCGTCATCTTTGTCGTGGACAGCAATGACCCGGAGCGAATGTCTCtagcgaaggaggagctggacaAGATCttggccgaggaggagctgcgtaATGCAGTGCTTCTCGTGTTCGCAAATAAGCAGGATCTGCCCAATGCACTGACGACAACGCAGGTTACGGAGAAGCTTGGCCTTCAGAGCGTACGTAATCGGCGGTGGTACATTCaggggtgctgcgccacgacgGCGCAGGGCCTCTACGAGGGCCTTGACTGGCTGTCCAACAACATCTCTGTCACCATGCAATAG
- a CDS encoding 3'-nucleotidase/nuclease precursor, putative (TriTrypDB/GeneDB-style sysID: LpmP.31.2140), translating to MAQRAPRLPMALLALAVLCIAALPVSAWWSKGHMAVALIAERHMEASLVEKGNLAAKVLSLSGPYPQSPDMVQAAPWADDLKKVGFSAWSTWHFITTPYYPDPSFTLDVSPVQTVNVASVIPMLEMALQRATSNSDIIVHSLALLIHFMGDIHQPLHNANIFSNEYPEGDLGGNKQHVIIDSKGTKMALHAYWDSLAEGHAGEDMPRPLSKDDYASLNEFADYLEATYADTLTDADKNLVRATEISNETYNLALKYAYPGAEDGATLSDDYKKNAKQISERQVLLAGYRLAKVLNTTLKPVSAEIILRGLQNIQSEVDTENNATVRHYYVQKGTSAGVTAVIAVVLFIAGFVIATLVIFAFKSCVQKHKRFGPYGPISE from the coding sequence ATGGCTCAACGAGCGCCCCGCCTTcccatggcgctgctggcgctggcggtgctttGCATCGCTGCTCTCCCGGTCAGCGCGTGGTGGAGCAAAGGCCACATGGCCGTGGCACTCATTGCAGAACGGCACATGGAGGCGTCTCTTGTCGAGAAGGGCAACCTGGCCGCTAAGGTGCTCTCCCTATCCGGCCCCTACCCGCAAAGCCCCGACATGGTGCAGGCCGCACCGTGGGCGGATGACCTCAAGAAGGTTGGCTTCAGTGCATGGTCGACGTGGCACTTCATCACGACACCCTACTACCCAGACCCCAGCTTCACCTTGGACGTAAGTCCCGTGCAGACGGTAAACGTTGCCTCCGTCATCCCGATGCTGGAGATGGCCCTGCAAAGGGCTACCTCTAACTCAGATATCATAGTCCACTCTCTGGCCCTCTTGATACACTTTATGGGGGACATCCACCAGCCGCTACACAATGCCAACATCTTCTCTAACGAGTACCCGGAGGGCGACCTCGGCGGCAACAAGCAGCACGTCATCATAGACTCCAAGGGAACGAAGATGGCACTGCACGCCTACTGGGACTCGTTGGCAGAGGGCCACGCTGGGGAAGATATGCCGCGTCCACTGAGCAAGGATGACTACGCAAGTCTGAACGAGTTTGCGGACTACCTGGAGGCAACATACGCGGATACGCTGACAGATGCCGATAAGAATCTCGTAAGGGCTACAGAGATCTCGAATGAGACCTACAATCTGGCGCTGAAGTACGCCTACCCCGGCGCCGAAGATGGTGCCACGCTCTCGGACGACTACAAGAAGAACGCCAAGCAGATTTCCGAGCGTCAGGTGCTGCTTGCTGGTTACCGTCTCGCCAAGGTACTGAACACAACGCTGAAGCCGGTCAGCGCCGAAATTATTCTGAGGGGCCTTCAGAACATCCAGAGCGAGGTCGACACAGAAAACAACGCTACAGTGCGCCACTACTACGTTCAGAAGGGTACCAGCGCCGGTGTGACGGCTGTGATCGCCGTGGTACTCTTTATTGCCGGCTTTGTTATCGCCACTCTCGTTATCTTCGCCTTCAAGTCCTGCGTGCAGAAGCACAAACGCTTTGGCCCATATGGGCCTATTTCTGAGTAG
- a CDS encoding hypothetical protein (TriTrypDB/GeneDB-style sysID: LpmP.31.2100): MSLDSGVNAALLNLCAQLQDGGTANTASEGPSALHCAGGSGEMVAQPSPSASAGAATPAPAPSTAVGETARPASDYEWLRNALASVEAPEKRVKQLLFNMENRTTEGEPGPLTPEEQLEALAELADMVEDVNWAAEFALMQGPQRLLQVLRHASAAHPLLSISGRGAAAGAEASKSTDAETKEESLATPDSTPSSVLPFFTALALVIAHSAQLNAPVQAAYQAAHWEDTLPHFMGDCVKAVQALLLLGSDRQAAGTRGNSTEAANVVTRATSLMRLLGAVLHACSCLCRDYPPNTIVFLQSSGLAVIVDTLRLTRTLLEIVLGCTRTDGGAPAIVTHISSGAASDEEADDIYAPLLGTAHKVTARAFFFVTYLASAGVSSEEVIQLACLHAESCNSNETIQKAAARALTELMAKSPNVIKEAVQTLMPHRLKEWRTHLQRTVGDEEMEDERRHFVDVFDKVS; this comes from the coding sequence ATGTCGTTGGACTCCGGAGTCAACGCAGCGTTGCTGAATCTCTGCGCTCAGCTGCAGGACGGTGGTACCGCGAACACGGCTAGTGAGGGTCCCTCAGCACTGCATTGCGCAGGAGGATCTGGGGAAATGGTAGCACAGCCCAGCCCGAGCGCTTCTGCAGGGGCTGCGACACcggcccccgccccctccaccgctgtTGGAGAAACGGCGAGACCCGCCTCCGACTACGAGTGGCTTCGCAACGCCCTCGCCTCGGTCGAGGCGCCCGAGAAGCGGGtcaagcagctgctcttcaACATGGAGAACCGAACTACCGAAGGGGAGCCGGGACCTTTGACGCCGGAAGAACAACTGGAAGCGTTGGCGGAGCTGGCTGACATGGTCGAGGATGTCAACTGGGCAGCAGAGTTTGCACTCATGCAAGGCCCGCAACGACTTCTTCAGGTGCTGCGTCACGCAAGCGCTGCGCACCCTCTTCTGTCGATCAgcggccgaggtgctgccgcaggcgCTGAGGCCTCCAAAAGTACCGACGCAGAAACGAAAGAGGAGTCACTCGCCACCCCCGATAGCACCCCTTCATCGGTGCTGCCGTTCTTCACAGCACTGGCCCTGGTCATTGCTCACTCGGCTCAGCTGAATGCGCCGGTGCAGGCTGCGTACCAAGCAGCTCACTGGGAAGACACCCTTCCCCACTTCATGGGTGACTGTGTGAAAGCTGTTCAAGCTCTCTTACTCCTTGGCAGTGACAGGCAGGCAGCCGGTACACGGGGCAACAGTACCGAGGCTGCGAACGTAGTAACAAGAGCCACGTCCTTGATGCGCCTGCTCGGTGCCGTGTTGCATGCGtgcagctgcctctgccgcgaCTACCCGCCTAATACGATTGTGTTTCTCCAGAGCAGCGGCTTGGCCGTTATTGTGGATACGCTCAGGCTAACGCGAACACTACTAGAGATAGTCCTGGGGTGCACGCGAACGGATGGAGGCGCCCCCGCGATTGTCACCCACATCTCTTCCGGCGCGGCATCTGATGAGGAGGCAGACGACATCtacgcgccgctgcttggTACGGCCCACAAAGTAACTGCGCGAGCTTTCTTCTTTGTCACCTATCTGGCCTCTGCAGGTGTCTCCAGCGAGGAGGTTATTCAGCTTGCGTGTCTGCACGCCGAGTCCTGCAACAGCAACGAGACGATCCaaaaggcggcggcgcgtgcgctgaCGGAGTTGATGGCAAAGAGTCCCAATGTAATCAAAGAAGCCGTGCAGACGCTGATGCCTCATCGACTAAAGGAGTGGCGGAcacacctgcagcgcacaGTGGGCGACGAAGAAATGGAGGACGAGCGCCGCCACTTTGTGGATGTATTCGATAAAGTCAGCTGA
- a CDS encoding phosphatidylethanolaminen-methyltransferase-lik e protein (TriTrypDB/GeneDB-style sysID: LpmP.31.2120) produces the protein MPYSATIPVAGSIHYRSIGMAAVAIAGLPTVWNVVARNEYHRHTIEKAVGSKKAGAYLLAAGIFVASGLRDYLFRSAMVHTPGSVFPILCTNAFGPDSAGVVRSVMRGTGTALLLSGTTLVVSSFLRLGVTGTYLGDYFDILMDERVTAFPFSHFDNPMYLGATLNFLAASIIQNNAVGALLTGLVALVYHVSTRYFESPFTAMIYSKRGEAREVAASVTKMR, from the coding sequence ATGCCGTACTCGGCCACGATCCCAGTAGCGGGCAGCATTCACTACCGCTCTATTGGCATGGCCGCTGTGGCCATTGCGGGGCTGCCGACGGTGTGGAACGTCGTTGCCCGTAATGAATACCATCGTCACACGATTGAGAAGGCAGTGGGAAGCAAAAAGGCTGGCGCCTACCTCTTGGCGGCTGGCATCTTTGTCGCCAGTGGGCTGCGCGACTACCTATTTCGCAGTGCTATGGTGCATACCCCGGGCTCTGTCTTCCCTATTCTCTGCACGAATGCCTTCGGCCCTGACAGCGCCGGTGTCGTGCGCAGCGTTATGAGGGGAACCGGTACTGCACTGCTACTGTCTGGCACGACGCTTGTTGTATCGTCCTTTCTCCGCCTCGGTGTCACGGGCACGTACCTGGGCGACTACTTTGACATCCTGATGGACGAGCGCGTAACTGCCTTTCCGTTTAGCCACTTTGACAACCCCATGTACCTCGGAGCCACGCTGAACTTCCTGGCCGCCTCCATTATCCAAAACAACGCTGTCGGGGCGCTACTCACGGGCTTGGTCGCGCTCGTGTATCACGTGTCGACCAGATACTTCGAGTCCCCCTTTACGGCCATGATCTACAGCAAGCGCGGGGAGGCCCGGGAAGTCGCTGCCTCGGTGACGAAGATGAGGTAG
- a CDS encoding aminopeptidase, putative (TriTrypDB/GeneDB-style sysID: LpmP.31.2090), whose amino-acid sequence MAPGPYIWSPIRCTLQLVFSRPNSGEAILAGSAYHGTSIIRYRREPYCDAAKSNVSTTTSSKTSSGDNSEYDNFLRHRRVIAEKSALHFHALTTAGGIYKDAKVLNVQSYQVRCVSPSAGAATGVLKVVSVEHEDGGAVAAGSSTTTGSAAKMKGNAKGSKKRGLAGVENDVRTSADAPSPATVDWGSKLVLFEGASSLPPFCEVDLTIRFVGAVQSFDHGGIYAARGSDSNPSTEDVPLLTHFEVRFARCAFPSPDDPQYRLDWQLKSIQLPSCFHTILTNGEERGRKQLLAQQAMQVSFAPCGPLPAYVFSFACFPDAASLESTSATGDGLDVLEGRLVIPKFLGDITSSFSNAPIPVRVLARRQARIATATLERVLRLTIDAVTALQQLFQCPLPLLQCEHLDVLLGPTMPYISGMEHHCSIILNESIYQADKKAAIGSRGGGGANSNAEVGQTELIVHEVTHHWIGNALGLPFAVKEGICQVIEQCVADTLLGKPMRKYKADSGGSAKFNSPSPSSSTAKVPKSTIQASEKGHEFTGASYQHARSAIKQLIADHGFDRFLLCLQQLLHKHVVIPAREVEEKGEIEVLRRIGADVTVSPYLSTREFLHAVETSL is encoded by the coding sequence ATGGCACCAGGCCCGTACATATGGAGCCCCATACGGTGCACCCTGCAGCTTGTCTTTAGCCGCCCCAACAGCGGTGAAGCGATTCTAGCTGGCTCCGCCTACCATGGCACATCCATCATCCGCTACCGACGGGAGCCTTACTGTGATGCAGCCAAGAGCAACGTGAGCACTACAACCTCTTCTAAAACGTCCTCCGGAGACAACTCCGAGTACGATAACTTCCTGCGACACCGTCGCGTTATAGCCGAGAAGAGCGCTCTGCACTTTCATGCACTCACAACGGCTGGTGGCATTTACAAGGATGCAAAGGTGCTGAATGTGCAGTCCTACCAGGTGAGGTgcgtctccccctccgccgGTGCGGCCACTGGGGTGCTCAAAGTTGTCTCCGTTGAGCACGAGGATGGTGGAGCGGTAGcagcgggcagcagcaccaccaccggtaGTGCCGCAAAGATGAAGGGAAATGCCAAGGGTAGCAAAAAGCGTGGCTTGGCCGGTGTGGAGAATGATGTGCGCACGTCTGCAGACGCACCCTCCCCCGCCACGGTGGATTGGGGATCAAAGCTGGTCCTGTTCGAAGGAGCCAGCAGCTTACCCCCATTCTGTGAGGTGGATCTTACGATTCGCTTTGTTGGTGCCGTTCAGTCTTTTGATCATGGCGGCATCTACGCCGCCCGCGGGAGCGATAGCAACCCTAGCACGGAGGATGTGCCTCTTCTCACTCATTTTGAGGTGCGCTTTGCCCGATgcgcctttccctcccccgaCGACCCGCAGTATCGCCTCGACTGGCAGCTCAAGAGTATTCAGCTGCCCAGTTGCTTTCACACGATCTTGACAAACGGAGAGGAGCGTGGccgcaagcagctgctggcacaGCAGGCAATGCAGGTGAGCTTTGCGCCGTGTGGCCCGCTGCCCGCGTacgtcttctcttttgcgtGCTTCCCAGACGCTGCTAGTTTGGAGAGCACATCCGCAACTGGCGATGGTTTAGACGTGCTCGAGGGACGCCTGGTCATCCCTAAGTTTCTCGGTGACATTACAAGCAGCTTTTCCAACGCGCCCATTCCCGTCCGTGTGCTGGCGCGACGACAAGCACGGATAGCTACGGCGACCCTTGAGCGAGTCTTGCGCCTCACCATCGACGCTGTGAcagcgctccagcagctcttccAGTGCCCACTCCCGCTCCTTCAGTGCGAGCACCTTGACGTCCTCCTTGGCCCGACAATGCCGTATATCTCCGGTATGGAACACCACTGCTCGATAATTCTCAACGAGAGCATCTATCAAGCTGATAAGAAGGCGGCCATCGgtagcagaggaggagggggtgcgaACAGCAACGCTGAGGTGGGCCAAACAGAGCTCATTGTGCACGAGGTGACACACCACTGGATTGGAAATGCACTGGGGCTGCCGTTTGCAGTGAAGGAGGGCATCTGCCAGGTGATCGAGCAATGCGTCGCCGACACGCTACTGGGCAAGCCAATGCGCAAGTACAAGGcggacagcggcggcagcgcgaaaTTCAACAgcccctcaccctcttcctcgacTGCGAAGGTACCGAAGAGCACCATTCAGGCTTCAGAGAAAGGTCACGAGTTCACAGGAGCTTCGTACCAGCATGCACGGAGTGCCATTAAGCAGCTGATTGCTGACCACGGGTTCGACCGCTTTCTCCTGTGCCTGCAACAACTGCTGCACAAGCACGTCGTCATTCCCGCACGAGAAGTAGAGGAAAAGGGCGAAATTGAAGTTCTTCGACGCATCGGTGCCGACGTCACCGTCTCCCCTTACCTAAGCACGAGGGAATTCCTGCACGCCGTAGAAACCTCATTGTAA